The Elusimicrobiota bacterium sequence CGACACCGCGGCCCGCGACGCCAGGGCCTGGGCCTTCAACCGGCTGGGGCGCCCCAACGACGCCATCGCGGACTCCTTCCACTCGCTAGAGATCAATCCCAAAAATCCCTACGCTTTCGCCAACCTGGGGGCTTCCCACGAGCTCCAGGGGGACCTCACCTCCATGCTGAGCGAGCTCAAGGAGGCCGCCCTCTTGAGCCCCCTTTTTGAGGCCGCTTACCGCGACGCGGCGGCCCGCCACGGGCTCGAGCCGGAGCCCCTGCCTTCCAGCCACTATCAAGGGGCCTCCCCCATCTGGGCTCAAAGGAAGCAGGCGCGGCGCAATGCCTTCCTGGCCTTGGCCTTGAGCGCGGCCCTTGGGGGGTCCTTGATCGCCTTGGGATTGCTGCGCCCCGGAAAGCCGCCCCGGCGATCCCACCGGGACGGCGGAGGCGACGGCTTGGCTGAAATCCCCACGGCGGCCAGCGTCCGCGAAAAATACGAGATCGGGAAAACCATCGGCATGGGCGGCATGGGCGTCATCTTCGAGGGCTTCGACCGCTCCCTGCAAAGGAAGGTCGCCATCAAGATGATCCGCGAGGAGCTCAAGGTCGAGGCCGAGGCCAGGGCGCGCCTCCTCGAGGAAGCGCGGACCGTGGCCTGCCTTCATCATCCCCACATCATAGACATTTACTCCATCATCGAGGACGACACCGGCCTGTACCTGGTCTTCGAGCTGGTCGACGGCGAGCCCTTGGACCACCTCCTGCGCGAAAAGAAACGGCTGTCTCTGGCCGAGAGCAAGCGCCTGCTCAGGCAGGTCTGCGAGGCCCTCGACTTCGCGCACGAGCGCCAGATCATCCACCGGGATCTAAAGCCCTCCAATATCATGGTGACTCCAGAGGGCGTGGCCAAGATCATGGACTTCGGGATCTCCTGCCACGGCATCGGGCGTCAGGACCTGAGCCTGCGCGAGACCGCGGCCGGAACCCCGGAATACATGTCCCCCGAGCAGAGCTACGGCCGGGTCCTGCCAGAGTCGGACATCTTCTCTTTGGGGGTCTGCCTATACGAAATGCTCACCGGCCTGAGGCCTTACCCCGGCTCGGCCGGCGCCGCGATCAAGGCCTCTCGGGACTACCACAAAGCCTCCCAGATCGCGCCCAACATCCCGGCCGCGGCCGATGAGCTCATTGCCTGGGCCCTGCACCCGAATCCCGACAAGAGGATCCACACGGCGGGACGGTTTTGGAAGCTCCTCGAGGCCATCGAGGAGCCGGCCTTGCCGACTTTAGGCCGATAATTTAAGAATCGCGTCCCATTGAGCCCGGGTGACGGGCTGGACCGAGAGGCGGCTGCGGCTGAAGAGAGGCATGCCCCTCAACAAGGGAATGCCTCGGAGCTCTTCGAGAGATAGGAATCTTTTAAAGACCTTCACGAAACGAACGTCCACCTGGTACCAGATAGGGCGCTCAGGCGAGGCCTTGGGATCAAAATGAGCGCCCCTAGGAACGAATTGGCTCGGATCCGGGTAAGCCTCCCGGACCACCTCGGCCAGGCCGGCGATCCCGGAAGGGTCGGCGTTGGAATGATAGAAGAAGACGCCGTCTCCCGGCCTCATCTGCCTCATGTAATTGCGGGCCTGGTAATTGCGCACCCCGTCCCAGCCGCTAGTCCGGCCCGGCGCCCGGCGCAAGCCCTCTATCGAAAAAACCGCCGGCTCGGACTTCATGAGCCAGTAATTCACGCGAAGGCCTTGCCGGCCGCCGCGATGGTGGCATCCAAGTCCTCCGCCGTGTGGGCGTAGGAGACGAAGGCCGCCTCGAATTGAGCCGGAGGCAGGTAGACGCCTTGGCCCAGCATCTTGTGGAAAAAGCGCGCGTAAGCCTTGGCGTCGGCGCGCTTGGCGGTCTCGTAGTCGTGGATGGGGGAGGCGCAGAAGAATAGCGTGAACATGGACCCCGCGGAATGGATGCGCAGGGGGACCCCGGCTTTGTCGGCTTGCCTTGCGATTCCTTGGGCGAGGTACTCCGTGAGCTGGGCTAAGCGCTCGTAGGGCTTCTCCTCCTCGAGAATTCGAAGGCACTCCAGGCCCGCCGCCACCGCCACGGGATTTCCGGAGAGAGTGCCCGCTTGGTAGACCGGGCCCAAGGGAGCCACGAGCTCCATGATATCCCGGCGGCCGCCGTAAGCCGCCAGCGGCATTCCCCCTCCCACGATTTTCCCGAGGCAGGTGAGGTCCGGCTTGATCTTCAGCAAGGTCTGGGCTCCGCCCCAGCAGAGGCGAAAGCCGGTGATCACCTCGTCGAAGATGAGAACGGACTTGGCCCGGCTCGTGATCCGGCGCAGGCCCTGGAGGAAGCCATCCCTGGGGCTCACCACTCCCATATTGCCCACGACGGGCTCCACGATCACGGCCGCGATGCGCTCTCCCCAGCGGGCAAAGGCGCCTTCGACCGCCTTCAAATCGTTGTAAGGCAGCGTGATCGTGGTCTTGGCCCAAGACTCCGGCACTCCGGCCGAATCGGGCGCGCCCAAGGTCATGGCCCCGGAACCCGCCTGGACCAAGAGACTGTCCACGTGCCCGTGGTAGCAGCCGGAAAATTTCACCGCCAGATCCCGGCCGGCGCGGGCGCGGGCCGCGCGCAAGGCGCTCATCACGGCCTCGGTGCCCGAGCTCGTCAGCCGGACCAGCTCCATCGAGGGGAAAGCCTCCTGGATTTTCTCGGCCAGCAGAACCTCCCCCTCGGTCGGAGCCCCGAAAGTCGAGCCCATCGCCGCCGAGGCCTTGACGGCCTCGACGATCTCGGTCCTGGCGTGGCCCAGGATGAGGGGACCCCAGGACAAGCAGTAGTCTATGTAGCGGCGCTCGTCCGCGTCGAAGAGGTAGGCGCCGGAACCCCTGCGCATGAAGCGCGGGCATCCCCCGACGGCCCTGAAGGCCCGGACCGGGGAATTGACGCCTCCGGCCAAGACCTTTTGCGCCCGGGCGAACAGTTTTTCGGAGGCTAGGCCAGCCAACGGGCCGCCTCCAGGGCGTAATAGGTGAGGATGAAATCGGCCCCGGCGCGCTTGATGCCGAGAAGGGACTCCAAGGCCGTTCTTTTCTCGTCGATCCAGCCGTTTTGGGCCGCGGCCTTGATCATGGCGAACTCGCCCGAGACGCTGTAGGCCGCCGTGGGCAGGCCGAACTTGTCTCGCACGGCCCTGAGCACGTCCAGGTAGGCAAGGGCGGGCTTCACCATGAGCATGTCGGCCCCCTCCTCCACGTCGAGGGCCACCTCGCGCAGGGCCTCTCGGATGTTGCCGGGGTCCATCTGGTAGGAGGCCCGGTCGCCGAAGCCGGGCGGAGACTCGGCCGCCTCTCGGAAGGGCCCGTAGAAAGCGCTGGCGTATTTGGCGGCGTAAGCCAGGATCGGCGTCATGGAAAGCCCCCCCCCGTCCAAGGCCTTCCGGATGGCGGCCACCTGCCCATCCATCATCCCGCTCGGCGCGATCACGTCGGCCCCGGCCCGGGCCTGGGACACCGCGGTCTTGGCGGCCAATTCCAAGGTGGGGTCGTTCAAGATCGCGCCGTCTTTGACCACGCCGCAATGCCCGTGATCCATGTACTCGCAGAAGCAGAGATCCGCCATCAAGATCAGGCCGGGGTAGCGCTCCTTGGCGGCGGAGAGCGCCCTCTGGGTGATCCCGTCCTCGGCGTAGGCGCCGGAGGCTCTGGCGTCTTTTTTGTCGGGGATGCCGAACAAAATCACCGCTGGGATCCCGGCGGAAACCACGGGCCCCAGGGCTTTGACCAGCTCGTCCACCGAATATTGGAAATGCCCAGGCATGGACTTGATCGGCCGGCGCTCCCCCTTGCCGGGGCGAACGAAGAAGGGCATGACGAAATCGCGGGGCGAAAGAGCCGTCTCGCGCGTGAGAAGCCTCATGGCGGGACTGCGGCGCAAGCGCCTGAGCCGAGTCGCTGGAAAAGCCACGCCCTATTTTATCAAAGAAAAAACCCCGCGGGCCGGGAATCCGCTTTTATATATAATGGGGGCATGAGAGAGGGCATCACCTTTCGCGACGTTCTCCTCGTCCCGAAGCGCTCCGGCGTCGCCTCGCGCAAGCACGTGGAGACGGAGGGCCGCTTCTCCAAGGGCGTGGCCCTCAAATGCCCCATCGCCTCGGCCAACATGGACACGGTCACCGAGGCGCGCATGGCCGTGGCCATGGCCAAACTGGGGGGCCTCGGCGTCATCCACCGCTTTCTCTCCATCGAGGAGGAGGTAAACGAGGTCGCCAAGGTCAAGAGGGCGGAGAACATCATCATCGAGCAGCCCTACACCGTCTCGCCCGAGGACACCATCGCCCAGGCCCAAAAGCTCATGCGCGAGCATTCCGTCGGCGGCCTGCTCGTGGTGGACAAGGACAGGAAACTCGTGGGGATAGTCACAGAGCGCGACATCCAATTCCAGGCGGACCCCCGGACGCCCCTGCGCCGGGTCATGTCCAAGAAGCTCATCACGGCCAAGCCCGGGATATCCCTCGACGCGGCGCGGGACGTCCTGCGCGAGAGCAAGGTCGAGAAGCTCCCTCTCATCGACGGCAAGGGCATGCTCATGGGCCTCATCACGGCCAAGGACCTTAAGATGAAGAAGCTCCATCCCGAGGCCTCCATGGACAAAAAAGGGCGCCTCCTCGCGGGAGCCGCCGTAGGCGTGGTCGGGGACTACCTCGAACGCTCCGCCGCCCTTCTCAAAGCCGGGGCCGACGTCCTCGTGGTGGACGTGGCTCACGGCCATGCCGAGCACGTGGTCGAGGCCGTCAAAAAACTCAAGAGGCGTTGGCCGGAGGCCCAGGTCGTGGCCGGCAACGTGGCCACCTACGAGGGAGCGCGCGACTTGGCCGCCGCCGGCGCGGACGGGATCAAGGTCGGGGTGGGGCCGGGCTCGATCTGCAGCACCCGCATCGTCTCCGGGGCCGGAGTCCCCCAGCTCACCGCCATTCTCGACTGCGCCCGGATCACCCGCGAGCGCGGGATCCCCG is a genomic window containing:
- a CDS encoding protein kinase; translation: MRGFVLALACLLLASSPAAAAARSDGPPAHILRQAYDSIKEDPPFPGQQPLLQAMEALLRKTRDASAERRQAVVREGLDEINAAASSLELFSAPPAARRKACARLAWLNNSAGHWEQALRLSDLILLDQPQDPDALLSRATARFGLKDYQGSLADAEAALRADPGNPLAHRAKAMAAYGLGNEDVALAQAKMALALDPDDATASALAKLSENKVRAVSLELYRSDLPAQIRRQYHNTSEQISQVEENIRYPSGIPGPPSAARLLQKAADKIALKDYPGAVEEAARALASDPGSFLGHYYRAAAYNLLGEYEKAVQDATRALVLRPSDTAARDARAWAFNRLGRPNDAIADSFHSLEINPKNPYAFANLGASHELQGDLTSMLSELKEAALLSPLFEAAYRDAAARHGLEPEPLPSSHYQGASPIWAQRKQARRNAFLALALSAALGGSLIALGLLRPGKPPRRSHRDGGGDGLAEIPTAASVREKYEIGKTIGMGGMGVIFEGFDRSLQRKVAIKMIREELKVEAEARARLLEEARTVACLHHPHIIDIYSIIEDDTGLYLVFELVDGEPLDHLLREKKRLSLAESKRLLRQVCEALDFAHERQIIHRDLKPSNIMVTPEGVAKIMDFGISCHGIGRQDLSLRETAAGTPEYMSPEQSYGRVLPESDIFSLGVCLYEMLTGLRPYPGSAGAAIKASRDYHKASQIAPNIPAAADELIAWALHPNPDKRIHTAGRFWKLLEAIEEPALPTLGR
- a CDS encoding EVE domain-containing protein gives rise to the protein MNYWLMKSEPAVFSIEGLRRAPGRTSGWDGVRNYQARNYMRQMRPGDGVFFYHSNADPSGIAGLAEVVREAYPDPSQFVPRGAHFDPKASPERPIWYQVDVRFVKVFKRFLSLEELRGIPLLRGMPLFSRSRLSVQPVTRAQWDAILKLSA
- the hemL gene encoding glutamate-1-semialdehyde 2,1-aminomutase, which codes for MAGLASEKLFARAQKVLAGGVNSPVRAFRAVGGCPRFMRRGSGAYLFDADERRYIDYCLSWGPLILGHARTEIVEAVKASAAMGSTFGAPTEGEVLLAEKIQEAFPSMELVRLTSSGTEAVMSALRAARARAGRDLAVKFSGCYHGHVDSLLVQAGSGAMTLGAPDSAGVPESWAKTTITLPYNDLKAVEGAFARWGERIAAVIVEPVVGNMGVVSPRDGFLQGLRRITSRAKSVLIFDEVITGFRLCWGGAQTLLKIKPDLTCLGKIVGGGMPLAAYGGRRDIMELVAPLGPVYQAGTLSGNPVAVAAGLECLRILEEEKPYERLAQLTEYLAQGIARQADKAGVPLRIHSAGSMFTLFFCASPIHDYETAKRADAKAYARFFHKMLGQGVYLPPAQFEAAFVSYAHTAEDLDATIAAAGKAFA
- the hemB gene encoding porphobilinogen synthase translates to MAFPATRLRRLRRSPAMRLLTRETALSPRDFVMPFFVRPGKGERRPIKSMPGHFQYSVDELVKALGPVVSAGIPAVILFGIPDKKDARASGAYAEDGITQRALSAAKERYPGLILMADLCFCEYMDHGHCGVVKDGAILNDPTLELAAKTAVSQARAGADVIAPSGMMDGQVAAIRKALDGGGLSMTPILAYAAKYASAFYGPFREAAESPPGFGDRASYQMDPGNIREALREVALDVEEGADMLMVKPALAYLDVLRAVRDKFGLPTAAYSVSGEFAMIKAAAQNGWIDEKRTALESLLGIKRAGADFILTYYALEAARWLA
- the guaB gene encoding IMP dehydrogenase, producing MREGITFRDVLLVPKRSGVASRKHVETEGRFSKGVALKCPIASANMDTVTEARMAVAMAKLGGLGVIHRFLSIEEEVNEVAKVKRAENIIIEQPYTVSPEDTIAQAQKLMREHSVGGLLVVDKDRKLVGIVTERDIQFQADPRTPLRRVMSKKLITAKPGISLDAARDVLRESKVEKLPLIDGKGMLMGLITAKDLKMKKLHPEASMDKKGRLLAGAAVGVVGDYLERSAALLKAGADVLVVDVAHGHAEHVVEAVKKLKRRWPEAQVVAGNVATYEGARDLAAAGADGIKVGVGPGSICSTRIVSGAGVPQLTAILDCARITRERGIPVIADGGIRDSGDIAKALAAGASCVMLGSLLAGTEESPGWIIVRNGSRYKIYRGMASVTATISRRRRERSEEDLDPIEVAEMVPEGVESMTPYRGPVADVICQLQGGLRSGMSYSGARTLAEFWEKAEFIRISPASWQESKPHALEK